One segment of Brassica napus cultivar Da-Ae chromosome C3, Da-Ae, whole genome shotgun sequence DNA contains the following:
- the LOC111210593 gene encoding B3 domain-containing protein At2g33720-like, whose protein sequence is MIQDQQKLTQDLLSLIPNVVREMPPISASETDCLVSTTLCLYDPTWPKSSDDTKIYCGPRGRQEEEQYGVSTELTLFTDPWTIKKKLTKSERSRQNCLLLNPRTVHSHIVRYLPEVNQKMVHEGSGLTVDVYDHNTHTTHQMLLTN, encoded by the exons ATGATCCAAGATCAGCAAAAGTTGACTCAAGACTTACTTTCCTTGATCCCCAATGTTGTCAGGGAGATGCCTCCTATTTCAGCGTCAGAGACTGATTGCTTGGTCTCCACGACTCTCTGTTTGTACGACCCAACATGGCCTAAGAGCAGTGATGATACCAAGATATATTGTGGGCCAAGAG GAAGACAAGAGGAGGAGCAGTACGGCGTCTCAACAGAGTTAACTCTCTTCACCGATCCATGGACCATCAAGAAGAAACTGACTAAAAGCGAACGCAGCCGTCAAAACTGTCTTCTTCTGAATCCCAGAACCGTACATAGCCACATAGTGAGATATCTCCCTGAGGTTAACCAAAAGATGGTCCACGAAGGCTCAGGGTTAACAGTCGACGTGTATGATCACAATACTCACACTACGCACCAGATGCTTCTAACGAACTGA